From the genome of Pseudomonadota bacterium, one region includes:
- a CDS encoding 50S ribosomal protein L27: MFTFDLQLFAHKKGLGSTRNGRDSNAKRLGVKIYGGQAARAGNIIVRQRGTKYYPGKNVGMGTDYTLFATADGVVEFAERRNRMHVNVVAFEAAPETAAV, from the coding sequence ATGTTCACCTTCGATCTCCAGCTCTTTGCCCACAAGAAGGGGCTTGGCAGCACCCGTAACGGGCGCGACAGCAATGCCAAGCGTCTTGGCGTGAAGATCTACGGGGGCCAGGCAGCCCGCGCGGGCAACATCATCGTTCGCCAGCGCGGAACCAAGTACTACCCGGGCAAGAACGTCGGCATGGGTACCGACTACACGCTGTTCGCCACGGCTGACGGTGTGGTCGAGTTCGCCGAGCGCCGCAATCGCATGCACGTGAACGTCGTGGCCTTCGAGGCCGCGCCCGAGACCGCCGCCGTCTGA